Sequence from the Mytilus galloprovincialis chromosome 10, xbMytGall1.hap1.1, whole genome shotgun sequence genome:
AAATAATACAGCTTTAAATCTGTATTCAATCAAATGGTTATCAGGATCTGATGGATTGCTTAGCCATAGAAAACGTGTGACATCCCTATCGTCTTCGTGTAGTCCAACATGTAGAAAGGCTTTTTCAATGTCTGTTGTTATAACAGAACGGTTGAGTCGAAACCGAATTAAAATCTTCGTTAAATCATTCAGTATCGGCGGAGTGTTCATGAGAAAGTTATTCAAACTGGGATGGTTTGGTGAAATCCGACAACTACAATCGTACACTATTCTAATTGGCGTCGTTCTTGAGTCCTTTTTTACTGGATGATGTGTAATGTAGTGAATTTTGTTCGGAATCGGTTCAGTTTCATATACTCTTTCAATGAATCAGCGGTTTTCCTGATCCGTTATGATATCGTTATACTTCATTAACATACTTGGTTCTTGGTGCAGTCTTCTTATTACGCTTTCTCTTCTTTTCTTTGTTACAGCATAGTTTAATGTTAACTCATCGTGGTCGGTTTCCCAGGGTAACTTTGCGTAATATTTGTGGTTTCGAAATTCAATTGAAGATTCTTGGTAATTACGTATGTAATCATTCTCTTTTTCGTGTACTTCCGGAGATTCAATTCCTATAGACTCGAGCTTCCAAAACGCTTCTAAGTCGTGTTCCTTAGTTTTACGTGAAATAAGCACATTGAAAATACTAAACGCTGTTGAGTACTGTGATTTTCCTGTCCTGAGTGTAACGGTCCAGAAAGTAGGTATCCTAGTTTCGATTTGACTGCGATTTCCGTTTCCGCGTACAACTTTTTCTTCAATTATTTCCCCAATACAAATCGTCTCCAATTAATAACGAAATTTCAAAGGTATCTTGTTGCGTAACTGGATGTGCGAGTTTTAGTCCATTCAAATAATTATTGTTCCTGTCAATATAACGAATGTGGTTCTTTAACGGCGTAGCTATCATTGGAACGATTAAAACCTGTATTGGTATTTTATGTCCTGATTCACTTTCAACATAAACTGTGGCTTTATCAAGTCGCCTAGCATAAGTGTTGGTTTCTCCGAATGATGAGAGTTGAATATTGTCGGTTCCTTCTCTCTGTAGATTCAATTTACGCGCAAGACTCACCGTTACAAAAGATCTCTGAGCGCCTTCATCAAACAAATTATTCGTATCAGTGCAATGACGATCTGACTAAAGCCACGCGGCAGTTTTCAACAATACATTTGAGTGAAATTGTGCTGACGCGTGTAAAATCGTTGAATCTTCTTGTATCTCGGTATCCTTCACAAGATtaatcctggtcacggcaccaaaaATGTGTGGACGATATCTTACTATCTTGTTCTAATAAATACACAACAGCTTTTCAGCTTGCGTTTACTTGTTACTAACCAAATATAAGGTGACGTCACCGGGTGACGTCGACCTTAGATACAATGTTACGATATAGATACGTTGCCGGTCCCGCGGTCTTCTCGACAATTGGTTAGTTCAAATGTAATGTAAAATCTTATTGGATAATTAGTATGCTCTCGAAAAAACAATAAGTAAACTAGAAGCACATACAGCAGTGACTTGAAAACTCCATTGTTGATTGGATAAATCAGAGACATggtcttcaaaaaaaaattatatatttacaagCATTCGAAAATTTATTGTGTCCTATTAATATATCTAATTAAAATAGTTCCTTTAGCTAGAAACTCCAAAATGTCTGTGTTTGCTTGGTATGTTTGCATTAAATTAATACAATGCAATTAATgaatgtaaaaagttaaatcacaaaaatactgaactcctaggaaaaatcaaaacggaaagtattGTCCGAGATAAATCGGATTGGTACGCTTGAGAATGCAAACATACTAATTAGTCTGTCAACATTTTGATAAGTCTGAGAAGAAGACCCTTGATAAATTTCCTAAAAGAAAATTGACGTATTAAAAGTCAAAATGTTATACAAAGGAACAGAACTGGTTTTCGTTAAAGAATATTGTTGACATTAACAACGGAATTGATTACATGACGGGACAGTAAAAATATTTGATCTTTAGGTTCTATTATACTTGATGAATGTTATTGTAGAAACATGTGTAACGCGCATCTTAAATGGAATCGTACATTTAATTACTACAACTTATTTGATATTGCTACCAATGACCTGCCTGTAACTTTGGATTTCTGTTCTGTAATCATTACAATGATACATGTCAAGCTTCAATTGTTTGTCATTTTATAGTACTAAATAAAGGTTGAAACTCTCTTTGAAAAACTCGAATTTTCAGTTGAACTTGGAGACCCAACAAATGTCAACTGACTTAAGTACCGGCTGCCAATTCAATTAGTTTAAAATAAGTACTATGGTTATCGTAACtaatatattttctaaaaaaaccATTATGATACGTTATTTTAGGACACAATGTCACACAGAATCATAGAGAAGAGGCGAAGAGATCGCATGAATAACTGCTTGGCAGAACTCAGTCGGCTTATCCCTTCAAGTTATTTGAAACAGGTAGAATACTTTATTCTTACTTAGTCGAATTTTTCAACTTACGATTGATATGAATATAAAAGCGATAATTTTGTCATGAGAGGTTATCGCTTTAACTTTCTTTGTGACATCTTTTTGTGTGATTACTTTAATTTCGTAGAATTTATTTTAATGTACATTCAAATACTGCTCTATTATTGTCTTGTCTTCAGATATGATCAAAGCCAAAACATAGAGTATGCACGAAATAGGAAGTATTCCTCAATcctcaaaaaaaaaaggaaaaaatgaaaaaagaagtgaaataaagattgcatatgtcaatctaaaatttaatttcaattatatatTCAGGGTCAAGGTCGTATTGAAAAGACAGAGATTATAGAAATGGCAAAGTTCTACTAAATAGACTTTAGTTGAATAAATGTTCATCATGTGTACATGTCACTGGGTGTAAAAACTGATACACTAAATTCCCTATCAATTGCGACTTCTCCTTCATAGTCTTATGCATAATTTAAAGTTATTAATTCCATGACCAGTTGTTCTGTTGTATATCTGAATTTCTCTAATTTTCGAGCTATTTTCACACTTCTcaaccggtgtgagaaaaatatttctcgtCTCTAGAGAGAAATTTGTTCTCAGCAATTGATTGGATAATCAAAGTTCGTGACCTGTCGGAACTACTTTTTCAAGGTTAACAAGAATTCTCGGCCTTCTTCCATAAACATCTTAGTAACGTGTAAACAAACTATCGAGAACTCGTCGTCTGCAATTTTCATTATAAGAAAGAAATGTCGCTCAACGAAAACTTGACAAGGGGACAAAAAGTCAGACTTGTAGGGGGGCAAATGGGAGTTATAAAAGGTAAAACAGACAACTTTGGGTTTCCGTTGTGGGAAATTCAGCTAGAAGGTGGTAAACTTGTAACTGAGGCCAGATACAGGTTTGACATTATTTCTGAGCCTGACAGAACAGTCACACACCCATTAGAACATGACTCCCCACCACATGTTCCTGATGAACTCCTGTATCTGTTTGAGCCAGAGTTGAATGAAGTTGATAAAACGCCAAATGAAGCTCCTGTAAATGTGTCAGCACCACCTCAAGCACCTACACAAAAGCCTAGTTCAAAAGCATCAAAACCAAGACAGTTTGTTCCAGTTGATGAATCAACTGTAGAACAATTTGTTAAAGATCAGGAAAATCAAGGCACTGCCAGAaaaaatataagtgatatgcgcACACTTACACAGTTCCTAcaacagaaaaatgaaaaaagaaaaatttataaaattccacCTGAAGAATTAAACAGTCTTTTATGTCAGTACTTTTTCTCTGTGAGAAAAACTGATGGAGAAGAGTATGAGCCATCCTCACTACGTGGAATGATGTGTTCATTTGATAGAATACTGAGGAGCAATGATTATGGCTATGAATTAAGTAAAAGTGTAGAATTTGCTAAAACCAGAGATGTTCTTACGGCAAAACAGATAGCGTTAAAAAAAATGGGTAAAGGAAATGGTGATAAAAGAGCTGAAACACTCACTGATGATGACATTGAAGCAATGTTTAAAACTGGGCAGCTGGGCTTGTCCAATCCTACAACTCTATTGCACACTCTCTGGTTTTTTAACACAATATATTTTGGCCTACATGGTGTAACTGAACATTATCAGATGACATGGGGGGATGTCCAACTATGTAAAGACTCTAAAAGTCAGGAATACTTGCAAATGAACGAGAGAAATACTAAAACAAGAACTGGAGCAAATCTGAAAAACACAAGAGAAATTCCTCAAAGGGCCTGGGCCACAACTGATCAAACAAAATGTCCTGTAGCTGCATACAAGCTTTACAAGTCAAAAAGACCTACAAAATATAGTAAGCCTGAAGATCCCTTCTACATTCAGGAGAACAACAACCCTGACAAGTCAGCCCTTTGGTTTAAGGCACAAAGAATTGGTATCAATAAATTAGgaaaattcatgaagaaaatggctttaaatacaggtaataaaatattgtaaacagGTACATTTACTTGTTATTAATGTATATATTGATTcatacactgcaacaagtgtattacaatatttctccactcgagacagttaaattttattatttaacgagcgaggcttgccgagctttttaaataattaaatttaactgtctcgagtggagaaatattgtaatacacgagttataacTTATAGTGTCGAAATTAGTTTGTTTAATGATTTGTatcattctttttcaaagatttttagaAACTTGTGTTCCTTTAATATATGCAATgtcatcaggcaaggtcgccttttttcCCCCACGTCACAATatgaaaattctgaaaaaaacaaaacatgatgaCGTCATAATCAATTTTGATTTAGAACAGATATTTTACTAGTGGTGAAAAATAGTTTACTCACACCACTCAAGAAATGTGCAGGTTTTCCCAAATTCATTGATTGGAGAAAGATTTGAGAAACCTATTTGTCAACAGTGACAGATAACTGTTTAATCTGTTTCTTTTATAAAtcagtttaattttgaaattaaaaaaaaaatgaaagtcatCATTGAGTATTTACCAATATGAAGGTAGAACTGTGAACAACATGttgataattaaaatttcaacaatGGTCAAATTAAGTTACTTgtacatttttattcaaatttaagcAAGAGTAAATAGACACATTTTGACTCTACATGTAAACTCCAAGTCCAGGAATCGAACCCAGATCCCTCATCTGTAGATGAGTGTACTGACCATTGTACTAACAAGGAtagtttaaatacatgtacatgtagaataaTCTGTGTCAAATACTCAATactttggttgatatgtttcccccctttttttataaaaaattctcgatatatccaGAAAATTCCTCAACCCTGCCgtcttaaaattttgtttaaggtTGATAAAAATCCAAAATTAACCCTATCCtttaacctaaaaaaaaagattacatgTAAGTTTTAACGCAAGCATAAAACATTTGTACATGCCACAAAGACACATATTACGTGTTATATTTCTCCACgagagacagttaaattttaaaatttaaaatgcaagGCGTgccaatattttgaatatatttaaaatttaactgtcaagaCTGGAGAAATATAATACACGAGATATTCCTTTTGAGAGATTTGCTGAAAGTTGTGCTCTTTATTGGTACAATGTACATgcataggaagatatggtatgagtgccaatgagatataGATTTCACAACTGCATCAAGACTGTactacaatatttctccactcaaacagttaaatttttaaattcacCTAGTTTCCTGATGTCACaatagaaaattcagaagaaagcaaaaaaaattgatgtcataattgaaattcaaccaatcatttgctgagaacaaGAACAAATTTCTCTCTAGAGacgagaaatatttttctcacaccggtcgaGAAAGGTGAAAATAACACGACAACTAGAGAAACAACTCTCAACCCAAtcaccttttttcatgacgtcacaatagaaaattcagaagaatgcaagaaattttgatgtcataattgaaattcaaccaatcatttgctgagaacaaATTTCTCTCTAGAGacgagaaatatttttttcacaccgGTCGAGAAAGGTGAAAATAGCACGAAAACTAGAgaaacaactctcaatccaattacaatttataaaagtaaaccattacaggtcaaggtacagccttcaacatgtaGCCTTGGATAacacaagctataaagagcccaaatttaaagtgtaaattcattcaaacgggaaaaccaatggtctttTATAAAAACAAGTGAAACAAGCAACATGTATAAATtgcataaacaaacaacaactactgttgtgttcatcagattcctgacttaggacaggtgcaaacatttgcagagggattaaatgttttaatggtaccaaaccttctcccttttactGACACAAAACtgaatagtataacatcacaacatagaaaaacacacaataaaatatcaatttgaaggCATACATGTAAGTGACGTCATCATGGTTgtcttttttcatgacgtcacaataggaaattcagaagaaatcaagaaaatttgATACCATATTTGAATTTCCCCATATAAACACTGTACATGTGTATAACCAGCATGTTCTTTTAATCACTGCTTTTAATTATTAATACTGTACATATACTTGTAGGTATTATTAAAGAACACAATCAAAATGATGAGAACCAACCTCTAGATGACAATACAAACAGGCGCCTAACCAACCATTCAGCTAGAAGGTTTATGCTTCAGAAGCTTGACGATGAGGGAATTGAACATAATCATATCAAACAGGTTATTAATCATAAAAATATTACTACAACACCACTTGACTACATTAATTACAGTTTTCATCCACTCAATTTTTGTCATGATTGAATTTTGAACAATCATCTGATAAGAAAATTTTGTAACTGGAGATATGAAAATATAGATTTCACAGAGTGTTACGAaattctccactcgagacagttaacgttaaattttacaatttaaaacacAAGGCTTGCTGAgcttttcaatattaaaaatttaactgttgaaagTGGAAACACATATCGGTggaatttgtttctctaattttATCAAAGATTAAATTCATTGATTCATTGTTAGTTGCTTTACGCCACACAGCtgacgccgcattagcacaaaaaggctatataaCGGCAAAATTTGAACCATTGAAATTCAATAAATCACTTGccaagaacagatttttcactagtgaggagaaatattttttctcacaccggtcaggaaatgtaaaaatagcacaaaaattgaagaaatcctttttaaaattgtcggattatttattttttatttgtggatCTCATTAGGGTCTAAGTGCAACCCTGAATTGCTAACTCTTTGAGAGCATGACACATGTTAGTCAAATTATTGTACTGTACTGTGTTAGGAAGTCTAGGGGgacactagtccaaataattatgacgtcttgaaaggctatttttttataattttttggaCGCCGTACATCAATGTACAGCgtcccaaaaaaaatataaaaaaatagcctaacgagacgtcataattatttggactagggggGACACaagaatttacaaaaaatgagaattgcttacaaagttacatacatagtgtaagcggaTACAGGAATTTGACAAAACAGTAAGTTGGATCCAGGATCAGAACCCCTCAATCTGTCAATGAGACACCCTTATTTAATATTTCACAATTCTAAATTCTAGTCCACCTTTACTTCTTCCTCAGATCCACACTATTTCATAAAAATTCACATATGGTTCATACTAGaaagtttatgatttttttactgattttttagATATCTGGACACAAAAACATACAGAGTATCACCACTTACTCAAAACTGAACCCTCAGAAACATAAACAGATAGCCCAATGCATCTTAGGTAACCAGGATCATGAGGCTGAAAATGAACAACAAATACAGTCTTCACAGACAACGAGGACGGTTACGATGGGACGTCAATGCATCTTAGGTAACCAGGATGAAAATGAGCAACAAATACAGTCTTCGCAGACAACGAGGACGGTTACGATGGGACGTCAAGCAGTTCATCAAACAGAGACACAACTCGTGGTTGGGCAAAGCCAAAGTCACGATGCACCGCGTTCAGGAATGAACTATATCTTTGGGGCACCTATTTATGGAGGGacatttaatatcaatattaacaataCATCACCATCAGTTCAGCCTCCTCAGAAGAAACGCCGATTTGTTATCGAGAGTGACAGTTCACAAGATGAATAAACTACTGTGGTCAGCCGTTTTGAACTTCATTCATTCTCCTCGtgtttatttcaaattcaaattcaaatattttattggacaaagcacatatgatacaatgcgtattccaagatataaacacattaaacatgacaatttatgcaaatacaacataaagaaaacatttgaagtaccaattatatatataatatcacagTATTACATAGTATTATACTTATGGTAGACCAACTGACATTAGATTATTATTACGAGCTTCAAAAGCTTGACTTAAATAACTACATATTTGTCTGGTGTTAACTAGATTTACTGGGTTAAGTAAATAGATCGTTGATTTAATATCATCATCATTATTAaggtttttgaaaatatcaaacttcTCTCGAAGGTCTTTATATAGAggacaatgtaaaagaaaatgaacTTCATCTTCCACTTTATCTTTACAAAGTTTGCAGTATCTTTCACTTGCTAAAATTTTTGGTTTGCTATACCTCCCAGTTTCAATTGCAAGTGAATGTGCActtattctaatttttgtaagCAGTGACctatcatattttttaatatcaaatcttAAGTAAGCTTTCAAGTCAAATGATGAGCACATTTTACTATAAAATCTTAGTTTACCTGTGTTATTAGATTTAATATTCTCAAGTTGACCCAAAATCTtgcatttataaaagtttttcagTGAGTCCTCAAACATATTATGTGATATTTGAAGTGAATCAAAGTTgattaacttttttaatttatgtaaGGACTGTACCCAGCAAGCGCTCTTTTGTGTATACAGTTTTTTATCTTCAATGAATGCAGATTTTAATAGAACAAATTTTGGGTTGTttccaacttcaatgtcagttaatctagcatagtatttaaacattagtttatatgatataaaacacaCTGGATATAGCTCAAGTTCTGTACGTAAAGCTAAATTGGAAGCCTTACCATGAACACCAagaacatttttcataatcatatTCTGAACCTTTTCAAATGGTAGTTTATCAGCAGTGTCaagatttatattaaaatctgAGATCCAAATTTCAGATCCATAAGTCATAATTGGTGAAATTAATGAGTTGAAAAGTCTTACCCATTTTTCCACTGCAATACAATTAGAATATGGTAATTTTGATTTCAAGGCGAAATATGCCTTACGTGCTTTATCAGCAAGATTTTCAGCTGCTATATTAAGTTTacctctattgttgaagactatacctAAGTATTTATATTCCGTAGCAGATTCTAATGGTTGgggaccaaaataaaaataatgtttatctaataaagatctatttttacTATTTGATAAAATCATAGTTTGTGTTTTCTTGGTGTTCACATTTAGGCCCCAATCAATACAAAAGGATTGTAAGGCATCCACACAGTGTTGCAAGCCATTAGGTGTTTCTGAAATTAAGATTAAATCATCTGCATAAAGAAGATGACTAAAGTTATTCTGATTTAAATTAACTGGATCAGACAAAACAGGGTTGAAATAGGAATCTATGTCAtcgacaaaaatattaaaaagggtGGGGCTAAGACTGTCCCCCTGTTTCACCCCTAAATTAGCATGGAATGATTCACTAATAAATCCATCTGTTTTACAACAATATAATGTATTActatacatatgttttaacaAGTCATAAAATTTCCCACCTATTCCCTTTTTGAGCAATTTATGTAGTAATGCCTTTCTTACAACACTGTTGAACGCCTTTTTAAAGTCCACAAAACAAATGTAAagatttttcttacacttatttagatatttattaattaaagttttCATTATGAATATATGGTCACTTGTTCTATATCCTTCACGAAAGCCACCCTGATTGGCACTCAACAAGTCTTTAGACTCTATGAACACAGTTAATCTGTTTTGCAGTAATGAAGTAAATAATTTACCTAAACAGCTAGAGACACATATACCTCTATAGTTATTGCAATCACTAGGATCACctgatttaaaaattgaagaaatatatgACAGATTCCATGATTTTGGAAATTTTCCACATTGaagtattttattaaaaagttttactATAACTAGTACCATGGATGAGGCACTACATTTAATAAACTCATTCAATATCAAATCAGGACCACCAGACTTACCAGATTTAAGTCTAGTGATACCCTTTTTAACTTCATTACAAGTAAATGGGTAATCCAGAGAGCAATGATTGTCCTTTGATGTCTCAAGATCATCAGGAAAATTAAGTTCTGAATCAGAGTTTAATAAGGATTTGTAATGTTCTACCCATTCCTGCTTTGATAATGGACTGGGTGCCTGTTGGTGGTTATTTTTTAGATCGTTAATAGATTTCCAAAAGGACTTAGAATCTTTGTGTTCTAGGCTATTCAATTTACTAATAAATGTCCTATAAAACTCTGCTTTTAAGctctttttttgtttattataatgtTTTACACAATTAGAATATGTTTGGCGAAGGTTAGCATTATTTTTATCCTTTTGGAGTCTTTTACCAAGAGACCTTACTTCTTTCCTCAACAAAAGACAATCATTGGACATCCATGCTTTTTTTGGTTTAGCTCTTTTTCTCTTATTAGATGGACGagaacttttcttttttaatactaAAGTTTGTGATGCTGCATTaacataaattttattaactgatgagACAAGAAAATCAATATCATCACAGTTTTCATCATCAATATTGTTCATTAGatctaatatatcatttacagACTCTTTATGCAATAAAGCATCATGATAATTGTCTGACATGGAATGTTCCCATTGAAATTTACCAACATCTGAATGAGACTcaagagttgtctctctttgagTACATGATTTAAAGCATACAGATAATAAACAGTGGTCAGACAATTCCACTGGAGATCTAACAATAAAATGCTGTACACAATAGAATAAATTAGGTGTTGTTAACATATAATCAACTGTGCTTTGGCCATtagaattataaaaagtaaaaaatcctAAGGAATCGCCTAGAAATCTCCCATTAAGAAGTCTCAACTGTAAATCTTTACAAAGGGACACAAGAAGAGTgccatgtatatttttttctctatccatttGACGTCTTACTAAGGGAATATCAGGGGAGTAATTAATAGGGACAGGACAATCaatgaaattttcattttcatcatcATTTTGAATGTAGTCCTGCAGTCCTCCTGTTCGGGCATTAAAATCACCACAGATTAGAATTTCTCCCTGATGTTTAAACTGCATGATTTCATTTTGAAGCTGTGTAAATATCAATTCTGAATCATCTTTATTCAGATAtggttttatataacaaaaacacaaataaactgTATAAGATAGTCCAAGTATTTGCTTATCCAGCTTTAACCAAAGTGAAAATTTTGATCTTTTCATCTCTTTTACTCCCTTTCTGATATGCGGTTTGCAGTATACTGCTATACCACCTGATGCCCTTCCCTTTCTTTTGCGTTTAATAGGTTTTACAGTAAAAGGCATAGAAAAATCTGGGAGATTTCCAGGTGAGTCAGATACTAAAGTTTCAACAAAACCAACTATCTCAAAACTATTTACATAAGTAACAAAATCTACATCTTCAATTTTGTGACTATTTAAGCCATGAGTATTCCAAAAACCTATATTAAGCTTACtcatttttcaaaaagatatatatatatatttcagtgaGCGGTGAACTTCATTCTACGCGAAAAAAGTTCTTTTTTCTTATCAACGTTCAATTGATAAAAACTATTTTAATGTTCTTTTTGTGATTAAATATGAATATGTTGGAATTCAAATTGAATtggattgtgtttttttttagataatacttgaaattaaacaaaagactTATGTGCGTATAAATATGCTGGCGCGTAACACCGGATGACGTAGTT
This genomic interval carries:
- the LOC143049517 gene encoding uncharacterized protein LOC143049517, which encodes MGVIKGKTDNFGFPLWEIQLEGGKLVTEARYRFDIISEPDRTVTHPLEHDSPPHVPDELLYLFEPELNEVDKTPNEAPVNVSAPPQAPTQKPSSKASKPRQFVPVDESTVEQFVKDQENQGTARKNISDMRTLTQFLQQKNEKRKIYKIPPEELNSLLCQYFFSVRKTDGEEYEPSSLRGMMCSFDRILRSNDYGYELSKSVEFAKTRDVLTAKQIALKKMGKGNGDKRAETLTDDDIEAMFKTGQLGLSNPTTLLHTLWFFNTIYFGLHGVTEHYQMTWGDVQLCKDSKSQEYLQMNERNTKTRTGANLKNTREIPQRAWATTDQTKCPVAAYKLYKSKRPTKYSKPEDPFYIQENNNPDKSALWFKAQRIGINKLGKFMKKMALNTGIIKEHNQNDENQPLDDNTNRRLTNHSARRFMLQKLDDEGIEHNHIKQISGHKNIQSITTYSKLNPQKHKQIAQCILGNQDHEAENEQQIQSSQTTRTVTMGRQCILGNQDENEQQIQSSQTTRTVTMGRQAVHQTETQLVVGQSQSHDAPRSGMNYIFGAPIYGGTFNININNTSPSVQPPQKKRRFVIESDSSQDE